One Helianthus annuus cultivar XRQ/B chromosome 12, HanXRQr2.0-SUNRISE, whole genome shotgun sequence genomic region harbors:
- the LOC110892961 gene encoding uncharacterized protein LOC110892961: MKEEDEDKTAFRTDKGIFCYTKMPFGLRNAGATYQRLMDTVFNSDIGKTVEVYMDDLIIMSHEEDLMLNNIQRTFDSLRSVNLKLNPTKCSFGMEEGKFMGFIVTRDGFKVNPEKVQAIQQMPSPATIKEMQRLAGRLAALNRFLANHAAKSYPFISTLRNCGKKTPFQWTPEAEAAFKQIMFNSVTNADCAKRKRATNLIPISRGSSGRCSINGGTRKRSDSNLLYQQNAHRPRNSLLNDRKIGSSTSARIPTLAQAFLRPRHHGSHKLSFRPNLVKTRCGGRLAKWAIELGGYNIFYKPRPAIKGQVLADFATEVPIDKVQECKAIQNPTPVFDDRVWTLHTDGASNDDGAGAGLRLVSPDNHELTYAIRLDLQSTNNEAEYEAFLAGLRLALKMGARNLEANVDSKLVAEQVNGHYDAKGEAMALYLEQARMLISQF, from the coding sequence ATGAAGGAAGAAGACGAAGATAAAACCGCTTTCCGCACAGATAAAGGCATCTTCTGCTACACTAAAATGCCCTTTGGCCTGCGCAATGCTGGCGCAACTTATCAACGATTAATGGACACAGTTTTCAACAGCGACATCGGCAAGACAGTTGAAGTGTACATGGATGACCTCATCATCATGAGCCATGAGGAAGACTTAATGCTCAACAATATTCAGCGTACATTCGACTCTCTGCGCAGCGTAAACTTAAAACTCAACCCAACTAAATGCTCATTCGGCATGGAAGAAGGAAAATTTATGGGCTTCATAGTCACAAGGGATGGCTTTAAAGTAAACCCAGAAAAAGTACAGGCTATCCAGCAAATGCCCTCACCCGCAACAATAAAAGAAATGCAAAGACTCGCCGGACGCTTAGCAGCCTTGAACAGATTCTTGGCTAATCATGCGGCTAAATCTTATCCATTTATCAGTACGCTGCGAAACTGCGGGAAGAAAACCCCCTTTCAATGGACACCTGAAGCAGAAGCAGCATTCAAACAAATAATGTTTAATTCAGTTACCAACGCTGACTGCGCCAAAAGAAAAAGAGCCACTAATCTTATACCTATCAGCCGCGGAAGTAGCGGTAGGTGCAGTATTAATGGTGGAACGAGAAAACGTTCAGACTCCAATTtactatatcagcaaaatgctcaccgGCCCAGAAACTCGTTACTCAATGATAGAAAAATTGGTTCTAGCACTAGTGCACGCATCCCGACGCTTGCGCAGGCATTTCTCAGGCCACGTCATCACGGTTCTCACAAATTATCATTTAGGCCAAATCTTGTCAAAACCCGATGTGGGGGAAGATTGGCTAAATGGGCCATAGAGCTGGGAGGATACAATATCTTTTACAAGCCAAGACCAGCAATCAAAGGGCAAGTTCTAGCAGACTTCGCTACTGAAGTGCCCATCGATAAAGTACAAGAATGCAAGGCAATCCAGAACCCTACACCTGTTTTCGATGACAGAGTCTGGACCTTGCACACAGATGGCGCTTCCAATGATGACGGAGCAGGAGCAGGCCTCCGATTGGTCAGTCCGGACAATCACGAGCTCACATATGCCATACGCTTAGACTTGCAAAGTACCAACAATGAAGCAGAATACGAAGCATTTTTAGCAGGCCTTCGTCTAGCGCTCAAAATGGGGGCAAGAAACCTTGAGGCCAACGTTGATTCAAAACTAGTAGCCGAGCAAGTTAACGGTCACTATGATGCAAAAGGAGAAGCTATGGCATTATACCTTGAACAAGCACGGATGTTAATCAGCCAATTCTAG